ATTGAAAAAAATACTTTTAATATTATCTTTTCTATTCTGTGTAAACACTTTTTCACAGGTGTTATCATCCAATGTAGAGAAGAAAACCATTGCTTTGGGAGAAACCAATCATCTCGTTATCAAGATTGATAATCTTAATAATGAGCAGGTAAGTTCTGCACCCAAAAACGAACTATTGCCTTTTCATTTTGAAGAAACCAAGGACAGTATTGGTCAAAATGCCAATTTCTATGAAAGAAAAGTAGAATTTGCTGTTTTTGAAGAAGGAAAATTTACCATTCCGGAATTGGAGTTTAAAGTAGGGGGTAAGATTCTTAAAACAATCCCTTATGAAATAGATGTCATTAATACAGCTCAAAAAGCTGATCAGATCAATGATATCATGAAGAATAAAGAAATAAAACTTGATGCTAAAGACTATTGGGAGTTATACAAGTTTTATATTTTAGCAGCATTGGCTGTGATTGCTCTTATCATTGCAATTATTATGATTGTAAAATGGGGTAGAAAGGCCAAGGGTTCTCCCGTAGTAGCTACTAATCAAACCTTGAAAGAGCTAGATTCCCTTAAGAAGAAAAAGTATATTGAAGGAGGTAATTTCCGCTCATTTTATGTGGAGCTAATTGAAATATCAAGGAATTTTATTACCAAACAATATCACCTTCCTGCGGATGTTCTTTTAACGGATGATCTTATCGATGTTATGAAAAGGAACAATACCATTTCTCAGGATAATGAGAAAATTATAGAAGATGTATTCCTCAGAGGTGACTTGGTGAAATTTGCTAAGACGTTTCCGGATCAGGAAATGATGGAGAAGGATTTTGCAAATATTAGAGATTTTGTAAAAAGATCATCCAAAGATTTAGAATTCGAAAACTTAAGAAAGGATGTTTAATTTTGAGTTTTATAGTCCGTGGTTTTTACTGCTTTTTCTGCTTTTTATTCCTCTTTTGATAAAAGATGCGGGTAAAAAGAAAAGAAAAGGTATAAAAGTTCCTACCATACAAAATATGAACGCCAGCAGTGGAATACAGGGAGTTCTTTTTTTGTTGAAAATATCAAAGTACATTATTCTGTCGGCACTTATTATCGCCATGGCTAGACCTAGAACCTTTACGGTTTCTCAGGATAGAGATGATACAAAAGGCGTGGATATTATGCTTTCTATTGACGTTTCACTCAGTATGCTGGCAAAAGATTTAAATCCGGATCGTATAACAGCTCTTAAAGATATTGCCGTTAAGTTTGTCCAGAAGCGACCGAATGATAGGATAGGAGTTGTAGCTTACGCTGCGGAAGCATTTACTAAAGTTCCGGTTACTTCAGATCATCAGGTAGTGATTGATGAAATTAAAAATCTTAATTCTAACGGTCTTGAACCAGGTACAGCTATTGGAGAAGGACTTTCTGTTGCGGTAAATCACTTGGTTAAGAGCAAAGCAAAGAGTAAAGTGATCATTTTAATGACGGATGGAGTCAGTAATATTGAAAATGCAATTCCACCACAGCTTGCTGCTGAACTGGCTAAAAATAATAATATAAAAGTATATACCATTGGAATTGGAACAAATGGGTATGCTTTGATGCCAACAGCTGTAGATTTCTTTGGGGATCTTGTTTTTACTGAAGCTCAGGTAACCATCGATGAAAATACATTAAGAGAAATTGCCCAGACTACGGGTGGAAAATATTTCAGGGCTACTTCCAATAGCAGTCTTGAAGAAGTATATGATGAGATCAATCAATTGGAAAAATCTGATGTAAAAGTTTCAAAACTGTACAACTATGAGGAATATTTCAAAATTTTCTTGTGGATTGCTTTAGCGATGTTGGTACTGGATGCATTATTGAGATGGGTGTTTTATAAAATTTTAAGCTGATGAGTTGGTCTTTAGGAAATTTTTGGTATTTATTTTTACTGTTGCTTTTGCCGCTTTTAGCTTCTTTTTTGATTCGTTTTTTAAAATGGAGAAAGAAAAAGAGAGAAATTTTTGCGGCTAGCCAGTTTCATGATAATTTATTTGAAAAAAGTTCAGGATTTACAAGGTTTTTCCCTGCATTATATTTATTGGGCACATTATTCCTGATATTTTCAATCATTGATCTTCTGAATGGTTCTGAAGAAGTGAAAAGTAATCAGAGACTGAATAATGTGGTTTTTATGTTGGATGTTTCCAATTCCATGAATGCAGAAGATATTGAGCCCAGCCGTCTCGCAGAAGCCAAAAATCTGATGATACAAACGATGGCTAAAATGAAGAATGATAAAGTGGGAATTGTCATTTTTGCCGGGCAGGCAATATCGATCATGCCATTAACCACAGATTATAATACTGCTGAGACCTATATCAGTGGCGTTGAAACCACTTCCATGAAGATCCAGGGAACAGACTTTCTAAAAGGAATACAGGCTGCAACAGAGAAATTTAAAAATGTAAGCAAAGGATCACGAAAAATCATATTGCTAAGTGATGGTGAAGACAATGAAGGGAATGATAATGCGGCCATAAGACTTGCTAATAAAGAAGGAATAACCATAACATCTGTAGGAATAGGAACTGATGAAGGTGCACCGGTTCCGGTATACAATGATGGTCAACTGATGGGATATAAAACAGATGTAAACGGAAATACAGTGATTTCTAAAAGACAAACCGAAGCCTTAAACAAAATGGCGGGCTCTACAGGAGGAACATACATTGAAGGAAATAATATTAATGAAGCTCCCGATAGAATTATTGAAGCGATCAATAAGAAGTCTTCAGGATCGGAAACATTGGTGAAATCGCAGAATGCAAACCATTATTATCAATATTTTTTAGCGGTATCTATTCTGTTTTTCTTTTTAATTTATATTTTTAATCCCAAAAATGATTTTAATCTGTAGTCTCTCTTATTATTGATATGGATGGTAATGGCTACTTTAACCGAACTTTAACAAATAAAACTCTGTTTCTTAACATATAAAGGGATAATTTTGCAGGTAATGAATACTAAAATCATATTTTTATCGTTTATAGTTGCTTTCTCGTTCTCAGGCTTTTTGTTTGGGCAGGAAAACTATCGAACTTTGGTTCATGAAGGCAACCAAAAATTCGACGGTAAAGATTATGATGGAGCCTCTTCCAAATATATGGATGCTGTGAAGTCCAACGATAAGGATTTTACCGCTCATTATAATATGGGGAATGCTCTGTATAAAAGCAAAAAGTATGAAGAAGCGAAGGCTGAATTTGAAAAGGCTCAGCAGCTTTCACAGACTCTTCCCGATAAGGCGGCTGCCCTTCATAATTTAGGAAATACCTATATGCAGATGAATCAGCCGGAAAAGGCGGCAGATTATTATAAAAAATCGCTTAAACAAAATCCTTACAGTGAGGCTACTCGTAAAAATTATGAGATTGCCAAGCTGAAGGATAAAGAAAAGCAACAAAATAAAAACCAGCAGAATAACTCTGGAAAAGGCGGCGGCGGTAATGATCAGAATAAAGGTGAAGATCAGAAAGGTGATAATAAAGACCAAAGGCAAGACCAAGGAAATGGCCAGCAAAACGAAGGTAAAAGTGACCAGGGCAATCCTCAGCAGAATAAAAACAATGAGGATAGACTGCCAAAAAATCTTGAAAATCAGCTCTTAGATAAAATTAACGAAAAAGAAAAAGAAACCGCCAGAAGAATTTTAAACAAAAATTCTTATTCGATGCCCGAAAGCAACGAGAAAGATTGGTGATGAAACACAGATTGATTTACATATTGTTTATTTTAGCATCCGTAATTACTTACGGACAGGTAAATCTATCTCTTGATGCTGATAAAGCCGAATACGCTGGAAAGGATATTGTAAATCTTACTATTGTCCTTGAACTTAACGGAAGCGACCTTGTTCAGCAGACAGGTTTCAGCTGCCCGATCTTTCAAAATTCAATATTATCGGCAGTGGATCTGTAACCAATACGGTGATTGACCCTGCTACCAATACACTGATTACTCAAAAAGTTTCCAGAATTGCTCTTGAACCGAAGAAAAAAGGAAAGATCAAAATCGGATCAGTACTCGTTACTGTCAATAATAAAATTTACAAAACAGAACCTTTCGACGTTAATATCCGAGATATTATTGAAAAGAAATCCCTAGCCGGTAATACTTCCAATGAAGTGTATCTGAATATGGAAATCGAAGACAGAGATGTATATCAGGATCAGCCTACTATTGCTGTTCTAAAAGTGTATTCAAGAAACATGGATAATCTTAGAAAGGTAAAGAATATCCGTCTTCCTCAACAGGATAACATCAATGTACATCCTATTAACTTTACAAAATCTGAGATTGATCCATCCGGTAATGGGAATATGGCTTCCCAGATTCTGGCCATGTTTATGGTATTCCCGAATGAGGCAGGATATGTTGAAGTTCCTGGAGTTTCAGCATCAGTAAGTACATACTCGAATAAAAATAAAATTGTTTCCAATAAGGTAAAGATTAATGTAAGAAAACTGCCGGAAGGAGCTCCTGACTGTTTTAAAAATGCCGTCGGTAATTTCAAGGTAAGTGTTTATAATACCAGCAAAGAGAAGCCAGAAGCTAAAAAACCAATACATGTTGTGGTGAAGGTTGCAGGAGAAGGTAATTTACCGGATCTGGTACTTCCCAAAATTGCATCCTCTCCAGACTATGAAGTTTTTGCACCAAAAATCACTTCAAAAGTTTCTCCGGGAGCATCAGGTATGAAAGGGGAGATTTCTGCCAATTATGTGGTTATTCCTAATAAATCAGGAGCCATTTCTATCAAGACGGAACAATTTGCATTCTTTGATCCTGAAAGTAAGGAATATGTAGACCTGGGACAAAACACATTGAATGTAAATGCACTTTCGCATGATCAGGTAATGGAGTCTCGTTCTACGGTAGAAAAGGTAAATGAGTATACCAATAATCTGTTGGAAACAGTTAATACACCTGTTTTAAAAACGACTTCGTTTCAGGTAAAAGAGAAAAGTAAATTCCATTGGAATATTCTTTTAACCAATATTGCCATCCTTTTAGGCTTATTTGTTGCATATCTGATATTTAAGACTTGGCAAAAAAAACGTACATTAGTTAGGGAAACCGTATCTCAAAAACCTCTGGGTTCTGTGGCCGAAACGGAAAAAGAAATCAGAGAGTTGCTGAAAACGGATATCAATGATTATTTTGGATATCTTGAAAACCTTAAGGATAACGGTGAGTATGAAAAGTTCTTTACTACCTTGGAAGAATTGGATCAGGAAGTGAGAAGCCAGTATTTCCAAGGCTCTATTGCAGAGTTTAAGACTTTTCTTGAAAAGCACAAGGGTTCTTCGATTGCTGAAGAATATGGAAAATTGCAGCAGAAAATTCAAATGGAGAAATATTCTCCTGTGAAATCTCATGATGGTATAGAGGAACTTTTGAAAACAATTGTTAATTTATATTCACAAATTAGCAAATAGTTAATTTATTTTCATATTTTTGCGAAATTTTTAATTACAAAGAGATGGAAATTTTTGAGGGTTTCTCTATTAAAGAGATCGTTACCAGCTTTATGGTTCTTTTTGCCGTTATCGATATTATCGGCTCAGTTCCTATTATAGTAAGCTTACAGCAGAAGTTTGGAAAGATTGAAGCTGGAAAGGCTGCGATTACTGCCGGAGCAATTATGATTGTTTTCCTGTTTGTAGGAAATAAAATTCTAAAACTTATTGGAGTAGATGTGAATTCATTTGCTATTGCCGGAGCTTTTGTGATTTTTGTCATAGCACTGGAAATGATTTTAGGAATTGAGATCAATAAAACAACCGAGGCAAAGGCCGCATCTATTGTTCCCATTGCATTTCCGTTGGTTGCAGGTGCCGGAACTTTAACAACAGCGCTATCCCTCAGAGCTGAATTTCATGATATTAATATTATTTGCGGAATCATTCTTAATACAATTTTCGTATATTTGGTGCTGAAATCAGCGAAATGGTTGGAGCAGAAAATTGGAGATGCTACTTTGATGATTCTTCAGAAAGTTTTCGGGATTATCCTTTTAGCGATTTCAATTAAATTATTCACTGCTAATTTTGCCCAACTGGTGCTGAATTATGTTAATTTTTAAAAATTATGAAGAAGTTTTATAAAGTATTTTTAATACTGTTCATCGTTTTCATCGCTATTAATTTGTATGCTATTAACTGGCAAAATGACCTTATCGCTGATGAAGATAACATCAAGTTCGTATTTTCTGCATCCGCTGCTGCAATAGGTCTTATCCTGCTTTTCGTAATGGATACCTGGAGCCGAATCGGTGTGAAGAAGTAAATTAAATATTTATATAGATATAGCCTCTTTCGTTTTGAAGGAGGTTTTTTTATGGATAAAAGATAAAAGATAAAAGATAAAAGATAAAAGATAAAAGATAAAAGATAAAAGATAAAAGATAAAAGATAAAAGATAAAAGATAAAAGATAAAAGATAAAAGATAAAAGATAAAAGATAAAAGATAAAAGATAAAAGATAAAAGATAAAAGATAAAAGATAAAAGATCTTGTCGTTAAACAACTATTACGCATCAGGATATCAACATCAATAGAGGTGGGCTTTAGCCCATCCTTTTGATTAAACGTCAATTATTCAAACAGATATCAACATCAATAGGGGTGGGCTTTAGCCCGCCAATAAATAAAATAAAATTCATCCGGCTTTAGCCAAAACCTACTATTGAAACAGATCCAAATAGTTTAACGAATTTCAAAATTGCTGAAAGCAGATTTTACAACAATAAGACCTGTCATTCTGAAATAATCTAAACATATTGATTCTTTTCCTTATTAATAAAATATAAGAAAATCGGTTGAAAGTTGTAAAAAGGAGTGATTAGAAAGTAATACTTCTTATGATTTATGAGACAACCAGATTTTTTAGAATGGCCTCAGACTTCAGTTCTGTTTCAGTCCATTCTTTTTTCGGATTGCTCTGAGCGGTAATCCCACCGCCTACAAAAACGTGTACAGAGTCTTTATAAAGTCTTGCACATCGAAGATTCACAAAATAGAGGATACTTTCTTCAGTTTCCACTTTAATATAACCCGCATAGAATTCACGTGGAAATTTCTCATACTTTCGGATGTTTCATTGCAGACATCTTTAGGAATGCCACAAACTGCCGGAGTGGGATGCAGATCGTGAATCAGGCTGTCAAGGTCATTGGATTTTATTGTTGTTTTAAAATCTGTACGCAGGTGTTTGATATTTCCGGAAACATGGTCATATGTTTCAGATTGCTGAATCTGATCCGAATAGTTTTTAAGGATGTTCTGAATATAAGTAGTCACCGGCTTTTGTTCTTCAATTTCTTTTTCTGTCCATTCTTCAGAAGTAGGAAGGGTTCCTGCCAATGCCATGGTTTCAAACTCATGAGTTGTTTTATTGAACTTACCCAATACTTCTGAAAAGGCTCCCATCCATGCGTTTTCACCATCATTAAACAGATATCTGAAGGCATTAGGGTAGGTCTCGCATAAATTATCAAAACTTGCCTTATAATCAATCATATTAAAGTCTGTAAAAATCTTCCTTCTTGAATAAACCAGCTTGGGAAGATCATTTTCTTTAATAACCTCAATGACCTGTTGTAAAGTGTCACAATATTCTTCTTTGGTTTCTGCTATAAAATGGGTAGCATCCTTTGTTAAGGATTCATTGGTGATCGAAATATCATTCCATTTTGAACGATCAGCTTTGATGATGTTTCCATTAAAGTTGATTTGTATAAGGCTGTTGTAAGAATAAAAATTGACAGCGTTTTTATCGTTTGTTTCCTCTACAGTGTGCAATCCTTCGTTGAAGGGAAGTTTGAAATAAATCATTAGTTATGAACGGATTTTGAAAATCATCAACCGGAAATAATATAGGAAATCCCGAAGTTGATTTTCCTTTCTGCAAAGGTATTATTAGTCTTAAAGATGTCAAAATTATATGAGCTGTTTTTTAAGGAAACATTGTCCGTTTTATATTCCTGATATTCTAATGACAGCATCCATTTTTTCAGTGCTTTATATTGAATTCCCATTGTATATCCGAAATTGAGCTGATTGGAAGTAAAATCCTCTTGTTTAGTCAAAATAAGGTTTTCAGGCACTAAAAACTGCATTTTATAAATGTTTTTGTTCGCTAAAAGGCCTATAAATGGATGGAAGTTTTTCCATGTGTACAATAATTTTAGCTGTAAAGCATATTCAAAATGTTTATTATTGAATTTCTGAAAAAGCAAAGGTTGAGAATTTTCTGTAAAATAATATCCGTTCAGCCATGTATCTTCTTTATTGGCATCCAGATCAATAGTAGAATTCCAATGATATACATGAGCAGACAGCATTAATGAAAAATTATGAATGAGTGACCTTGAAATCCACAATCCGGCATTCACTCCAAATTGAGAATTATTTTTGTTAGGGTCTTTAGCCCAGCTGCTATTTTTTAAACCAGTCCCAATCTCTATTCCAAACTGAAATTTTTTCATCATGTATACAGGTACTCCTTGGGTTTCATCTTTAGTGGAAATTATATTTGCCAGTTCTTTCCCTGTTATTATTGGCGATGAATGAAGAGAAAGTCCCTTGGGTTGTATCTTTATTGCCTTTTCAAGATAAATAGTATCATAAATGATAACCTTTTCGTAAACATATAAGGTATCTGCCTTCTTTCTTTGAGCATTGAAGGTCTGTAAAAGAGCAAGCAACAATATAAGAATTGATTTTTTTAAAAACATGGTGGTTATTCGTTTATCTTTCAACATATATGGTCTCTCTTTGTATAATTTTTTTCACAACAATAACTTTTCGGGGAAGATCCTCTTGGGCAGTATCCTTTATTGTAATTAGATGTCCTTTAGCCTTTATATGACTTGTTTTCTCTTCTGGAATTAATGATTTTTCTGTTCCAATGTTATTTTTATCATGATGCTGATCAGTATTGGATATTGTATTTTTAAAATCTTCAGCTTCAACTTTCGCTTGTATTGCTTCCTCTACTGTTCCAGCTTTTTCTGGTTTAACATAATTTCTGTATATACTGTTATCAATAGGTCTGAACATAAGTACTGATGCAAAGGTGATGAGGCAAAGAGTGCTGCCCACTATTATCATTGCCATTTTTTTGGTTATAAATCCTATACCCTTAGGAATTGTATAGTTCTGTGAAAACGACTGTTCTGGTATTTCCAATATTTTTGATGTAGGTATTGAAAAATCTGAGAATTTACTTCTGAAAGTCTGTGCCCATAGTAAACTACCAAAACCAAGAAAAATCAATAACTGAGTAAGCTTTTTTCTGTTTCTTGGAGTACCCGCTTGTATCTTATTAAGCAGATGGTTTTGTACTGCTTTTTTTGCCCTTAAAAGATGTGACTTTGAAGTATTGACTGTAATTCCTAATTCTTTGGCAATTTCTGCATGGGAATAATTTTCAATACAATATAAATTGAAAACAGATTTATGATGGTGGGGAAGGATGTCAATAGAAGAAAGAAGCTCTTCCTGGGTAAAATCATAGGCAAGAACATAGTCTTTTTCTTCATGGTTGCTCATGGCCAATGAGGTTTCAGGGATTTCCGGCAACTCATCTGTAATGAAAGTCTCTTTATTACTTTTTCGTAAGTGTTGTAACGCATTATTGACTACAATTTTTTTTAACCAGGCAAAAAGCATTTTTTCATCTTTAAGCTGATGAATATTTTGGATGGCTGCGATAAAGCTATCCTGAAGAATATCTTCCGCAGTATACAGATCTTGTATATATCTACGGCAAATCCCCAGAAGTTTGGGGGAATGTGTACTGTAGATTTTTTGCCAGTCGTTGGTTTTTACTATCAATCGTATTAATTTTTGACTACCCATGATAGAGATGATCTTATCTCTAACTTGAGTCTTATGATTATTTATTTCTTGAAAGTAAAGCTATTTCTATAGATATTATTTTATAAGATGTGAAAGTAATGTGGGACAATAGAAAACGGCATATCCCCAAACGTTTTTGGGGTATATACCTTGTAGATTTCTCAATCACTCATCTTTATCATCAATTGTGTTATTTTTTTACAACAAAGATTGAATTGAAACAACCTCTCATTATATTAGGCAGACTTTGAGTTTCTACATCATTGATATAAAACTTTACAGAGGTCTGATTGGGTTTGTATCTGGTGGAATATATATTCTGATCCTTTACAATGAACTGGCCAATATCATTAAATCCATTAGTAGTATTTATCGGAACTAAAGTATTGTTCTTATAATAGAAATCTTTACCAATATAGTATTTATCAGATCCCTCAAATACACCTGGCTGATTCCACTTTGAGCAATATTAGCCGGAATCTGTATATCATTTCCAGAGGTAATATTTTTAATAGATGAAATATTAAGAGGATAACCATCAGTTTTAGTGATCATATAAATTTGGGAAGGATTGGACGGATCATTAATAAATTTATGAGGTAAGAACTTATCCGTATTAAACAATGTATAATAACTATTGTTATTGTAATATCCTACATCCCATGTAACAGTGGGATAATTAGATAAATCAATATTTTTACGAATTGCAGTATATACGATATTATTAAAAACCTCTATCCCTCCGTTTAGTCTTGCTGAACTTCCTGATCCATAGGTTTCTAAAACCGTTTTTATCCCATTTTTCCAATAACAATACTGGTACTTATCCTGTGAAGACGTGGAAGAAGGATTCGTAGCTTTTCCCAGAAAATAGATATTGCCATTACGAACGATCATGTCAGAGTAGATCGAAAATTCATCATCAGAACCTGCGTTTAAATACTCTGCTACATTATGTTTTACTCCGTTTTTCCAGAAATACCATGCAGGTTTCGGATCTATCT
This is a stretch of genomic DNA from Chryseobacterium tructae. It encodes these proteins:
- a CDS encoding MarC family protein; the encoded protein is MEIFEGFSIKEIVTSFMVLFAVIDIIGSVPIIVSLQQKFGKIEAGKAAITAGAIMIVFLFVGNKILKLIGVDVNSFAIAGAFVIFVIALEMILGIEINKTTEAKAASIVPIAFPLVAGAGTLTTALSLRAEFHDINIICGIILNTIFVYLVLKSAKWLEQKIGDATLMILQKVFGIILLAISIKLFTANFAQLVLNYVNF
- a CDS encoding BatD family protein encodes the protein MKKILLILSFLFCVNTFSQVLSSNVEKKTIALGETNHLVIKIDNLNNEQVSSAPKNELLPFHFEETKDSIGQNANFYERKVEFAVFEEGKFTIPELEFKVGGKILKTIPYEIDVINTAQKADQINDIMKNKEIKLDAKDYWELYKFYILAALAVIALIIAIIMIVKWGRKAKGSPVVATNQTLKELDSLKKKKYIEGGNFRSFYVELIEISRNFITKQYHLPADVLLTDDLIDVMKRNNTISQDNEKIIEDVFLRGDLVKFAKTFPDQEMMEKDFANIRDFVKRSSKDLEFENLRKDV
- a CDS encoding RNA polymerase sigma factor, translating into MIVKTNDWQKIYSTHSPKLLGICRRYIQDLYTAEDILQDSFIAAIQNIHQLKDEKMLFAWLKKIVVNNALQHLRKSNKETFITDELPEIPETSLAMSNHEEKDYVLAYDFTQEELLSSIDILPHHHKSVFNLYCIENYSHAEIAKELGITVNTSKSHLLRAKKAVQNHLLNKIQAGTPRNRKKLTQLLIFLGFGSLLWAQTFRSKFSDFSIPTSKILEIPEQSFSQNYTIPKGIGFITKKMAMIIVGSTLCLITFASVLMFRPIDNSIYRNYVKPEKAGTVEEAIQAKVEAEDFKNTISNTDQHHDKNNIGTEKSLIPEEKTSHIKAKGHLITIKDTAQEDLPRKVIVVKKIIQRETIYVER
- a CDS encoding chorismate-binding protein; the protein is MIYFKLPFNEGLHTVEETNDKNAVNFYSYNSLIQINFNGNIIKADRSKWNDISITNESLTKDATHFIAETKEEYCDTLQQVIEVIKENDLPKLVYSRRKIFTDFNMIDYKASFDNLCETYPNAFRYLFNDGENAWMGAFSEVLGKFNKTTHEFETMALAGTLPTSEEWTEKEIEEQKPVTTYIQNILKNYSDQIQQSETYDHVSGNIKHLRTDFKTTIKSNDLDSLIHDLHPTPAVCGIPKDVCNETSESMRNFHVNSMRVILKWKLKKVSSIL
- a CDS encoding tetratricopeptide repeat protein: MNTKIIFLSFIVAFSFSGFLFGQENYRTLVHEGNQKFDGKDYDGASSKYMDAVKSNDKDFTAHYNMGNALYKSKKYEEAKAEFEKAQQLSQTLPDKAAALHNLGNTYMQMNQPEKAADYYKKSLKQNPYSEATRKNYEIAKLKDKEKQQNKNQQNNSGKGGGGNDQNKGEDQKGDNKDQRQDQGNGQQNEGKSDQGNPQQNKNNEDRLPKNLENQLLDKINEKEKETARRILNKNSYSMPESNEKDW
- a CDS encoding vWA domain-containing protein, which codes for MSWSLGNFWYLFLLLLLPLLASFLIRFLKWRKKKREIFAASQFHDNLFEKSSGFTRFFPALYLLGTLFLIFSIIDLLNGSEEVKSNQRLNNVVFMLDVSNSMNAEDIEPSRLAEAKNLMIQTMAKMKNDKVGIVIFAGQAISIMPLTTDYNTAETYISGVETTSMKIQGTDFLKGIQAATEKFKNVSKGSRKIILLSDGEDNEGNDNAAIRLANKEGITITSVGIGTDEGAPVPVYNDGQLMGYKTDVNGNTVISKRQTEALNKMAGSTGGTYIEGNNINEAPDRIIEAINKKSSGSETLVKSQNANHYYQYFLAVSILFFFLIYIFNPKNDFNL
- a CDS encoding chorismate-binding protein, which gives rise to METEESILYFVNLRCARLYKDSVHVFVGGGITAQSNPKKEWTETELKSEAILKNLVVS
- a CDS encoding VWA domain-containing protein — translated: MFNFEFYSPWFLLLFLLFIPLLIKDAGKKKRKGIKVPTIQNMNASSGIQGVLFLLKISKYIILSALIIAMARPRTFTVSQDRDDTKGVDIMLSIDVSLSMLAKDLNPDRITALKDIAVKFVQKRPNDRIGVVAYAAEAFTKVPVTSDHQVVIDEIKNLNSNGLEPGTAIGEGLSVAVNHLVKSKAKSKVIILMTDGVSNIENAIPPQLAAELAKNNNIKVYTIGIGTNGYALMPTAVDFFGDLVFTEAQVTIDENTLREIAQTTGGKYFRATSNSSLEEVYDEINQLEKSDVKVSKLYNYEEYFKIFLWIALAMLVLDALLRWVFYKILS